In a single window of the Mycobacterium bourgelatii genome:
- a CDS encoding pyridoxal phosphate-dependent aminotransferase: MTARLRPELAGLPVYVPGKTVPGAIKLASNETVFGPLPSVRAAIERATDVINRYPDNGCVQLKAALAKHVSAAGGPDFAPEHIAVGCGSVSLCQQLVQITAAPGDDVVFGWRSFELYPPQVLTAGATPIQVPLTDHTFDLYAMLAAVTERTRLILVCNPNNPTSTVVDPEALTRFVEAAPSDVLIAIDEAYVEYIRDGMRPDSLGLVHSHPNVVVLRTFSKAYGLAGLRIGYAVGHPDVITALDKVYVPFTVSSVAQAAAIASIEAADELLARTDAVVAERTRVSAELRAAGFTLPPSQANFVWLPLGARTRDFVEQAANARIVVRPYGDDGVRVTVTAKPEENDALLRFARSWKADQGDQ, from the coding sequence GTGACTGCCCGCCTGCGGCCCGAGTTGGCCGGGCTTCCAGTTTACGTTCCCGGCAAAACCGTGCCAGGTGCTATCAAACTGGCAAGCAACGAAACCGTGTTCGGACCACTACCCAGTGTCCGCGCGGCCATCGAGCGCGCAACCGACGTCATCAACCGCTACCCCGACAACGGGTGCGTGCAGCTCAAGGCCGCCCTGGCCAAGCACGTGAGCGCCGCGGGAGGACCCGATTTCGCACCCGAACACATCGCGGTGGGTTGCGGGTCGGTCAGCCTGTGCCAGCAACTGGTGCAGATCACCGCGGCGCCCGGCGATGACGTGGTCTTCGGCTGGCGCAGCTTCGAGCTGTACCCGCCGCAGGTCCTCACCGCCGGCGCCACGCCCATCCAGGTGCCACTGACCGACCACACCTTCGACCTCTACGCGATGCTGGCCGCCGTCACCGAGCGCACCCGGCTGATCTTGGTCTGCAACCCCAACAATCCGACGTCCACCGTCGTCGATCCCGAGGCGCTGACCCGTTTCGTCGAGGCCGCGCCCTCGGACGTCCTGATCGCCATCGACGAGGCCTACGTCGAGTACATCCGGGACGGGATGCGCCCCGACAGCCTGGGACTCGTTCACTCCCATCCGAACGTCGTTGTGCTGCGGACGTTTTCCAAGGCCTACGGGCTGGCCGGGCTGCGCATCGGCTACGCCGTCGGCCACCCCGACGTGATCACCGCGCTGGACAAGGTCTACGTGCCGTTCACCGTGTCGAGCGTCGCGCAGGCGGCCGCCATCGCCTCGATCGAGGCCGCCGACGAACTGCTGGCCCGCACCGACGCCGTGGTCGCTGAGCGCACCCGGGTCAGCGCCGAATTACGCGCTGCCGGCTTCACGCTGCCACCCTCACAGGCGAATTTCGTCTGGCTGCCACTGGGCGCCAGGACCAGGGACTTCGTAGAGCAGGCCGCGAACGCGCGGATCGTGGTCAGACCCTATGGCGACGATGGCGTTCGGGTAACCGTCACGGCCAAACCGGAAGAGAACGATGCGCTGCTGCGGTTCGCGCGCAGCTGGAAGGCGGACCAGGGAGACCAATGA